Genomic DNA from Rhodothermales bacterium:
GTGGCAGTTGAGCAGCATCATCTCGTGGTTCTGTACCGTGCAGAACGCGTCCTGCATTTGCACCTTGCCCTCGCGGAGCGACTTCACCTCCGTGCCATGCAGCACCATGCCCGCCTCGAGGGTATCCTCGATGTGGAATTCATGGCGCGCCTTGCGGTTGGACGCTACGAGTTTGATGTCCTCACTCATGGCAGGGGCTCACAACAGCGGGATATCGTCCGAATCGTCTTCGTCCGCCGGCACTTCGTAGAACGAAACCGGCGCGATATCGTCGGTGGCGAGATAAAAGTACAGGTAATCCTGGAGGGCGGTAAAGCTGGCGACCGCGAGGTCGTCGAGGCGGTACCGCAGCTGGTTCTGGTAGAGGTCGGCGCGCGCGGCATCGACGGGATGCTGCTCGAGCCACGCCTCGGTCCGCTGCTCCGCCAGGCCGGCGTAGGTCGTGAGCCGGCGAACGAAGTCGGTATTCGCCGCGCCGCGTTGCGTGACGAACACGCCCCAGACCATCGGGTAGTTGGTCAGTTCGTACCACTCGCGCCCGAGATCCAGCCGTTCCATGGTCTCCGGGATCGATCCGGGCGGCGCATTGACGACGATGGTGGCGTCCGCCGGCGCGTCGAGCAGCGCCTGGACGGTGGAGGCGTCCACCGGCTTGAAGCCCGGCACGACGTTGTAGTGCTCTTTCAGGACGATCTGCGTGAGCAGGACTTCCTGGGCGTACCGGGGATCGAAGCCGACCGTGGAGATGGCCTCGCCGAGCGGTTTGTGCAGGATGATTTCGGCCTGGACATACGCCCAAGACGACAGCGCCACGGCGGGCAGCGCGTCGAACAGATCCTGCTCGCGGAAAA
This window encodes:
- a CDS encoding MqnA/MqnD/SBP family protein, with the protein product MRIAIWDEPALDVFAAVMEQGGRFAPSVVRRGTRAECRNWIVLGEVDVALVPTLTLFREQDLFDALPAVALSSWAYVQAEIILHKPLGEAISTVGFDPRYAQEVLLTQIVLKEHYNVVPGFKPVDASTVQALLDAPADATIVVNAPPGSIPETMERLDLGREWYELTNYPMVWGVFVTQRGAANTDFVRRLTTYAGLAEQRTEAWLEQHPVDAARADLYQNQLRYRLDDLAVASFTALQDYLYFYLATDDIAPVSFYEVPADEDDSDDIPLL